One window of the Puntigrus tetrazona isolate hp1 chromosome 13, ASM1883169v1, whole genome shotgun sequence genome contains the following:
- the LOC122356386 gene encoding LOW QUALITY PROTEIN: transforming acidic coiled-coil-containing protein 3-like (The sequence of the model RefSeq protein was modified relative to this genomic sequence to represent the inferred CDS: inserted 3 bases in 2 codons), with the protein MSMSSEALKENXGAVRMNSTSEAACDIFALDQPTGRPSILRQSQADNISRTVHRGAKVCFQTPXADPVTKKIMSPSRTSKPSSQEDNNKALETLMASNNQSLLLNNPPTTLIDMQSNSVVFPDDDMPVQSRGAYSLDLDNLDAINPFQGSSKMQNSPPKSSAFSDVQGSDLESDTTAAPVSDPQPEFPEVTDTALDETLPFVPSVENSLAECSANISSAEGTVIIKTENIDNSTTDGEESDMTDPAPVSQEIPVLDDQPEALDSAQPPVGSYNLDFDNLDLLNPFQSGGSKIPNSPLIGQASVVSDPPLPSQEAKQEPELSVQIPDVPTSSDASIPPQENSTATDGSSSTVPPKENQMLLEFNFDDGTEVKRKPPKRLGAKRPAGAKPVTKKTVAPTTEKREPESNQLSPKISEETESVDVPPPKGSYTFDFDDPNFNPFGTKATMSNSPPRGVQSSPVLKAPALVKEPEAFAQDDQPEAPAENDQPEAPAQDDQPDHSSPPAVSEANETIAETDLPVTKRPAEEVESFTVSSCNIPQNPVLQMPDLMATPESKGDLQNQTCDLGVVAPGEDEFVPGALFMPGGDFDGQIDYLEQFGSSMFKESALRKQSLYLKFDPLLKESPKKTGIDIGNSGFSMPRPSLAIRMMEAAKSEVKQKSHSDSMKLLDDLPPPAVETVAQDPTVLDLLVPTLKQPMKTEDSIIEVLKYSQRDMDAALQKAERQAEERQQVLKTQIDTLQLENQHMLFIVSEFEATITQITDEHKQKEDLAKLELERVLQEKDQLSKDLNELERSFSSVVKRLDRCKEVIEGFKKNEETLKQYAQNCMDRLQKEEKRYQALKAHAEEKLDQANKAINEVRTKQGAEVAALQVQLKREQLKVQSLEKDLEQKAKEVKDVTELCDELLLKVQKHGF; encoded by the exons ATGAG TATGAGTTCTGAGGCGCTAAAGGAGA CAGGAGCTGTACGGATGAACAGCACTTCTGAGGCCGCTTGTGACATTTTCGCGTTGGACCAGCCGACTGGCAGGCCCTCTATCCTGCGGCAGTCTCAGGCTGACAACATCAGCAGGACTGTGCATAGAGGAGCAAAG GTTTGTTTTCAAACTCC AGCAGATCCAGTCACAAAGAAGATCATGTCCCCAAGCCGCACTAGTAAGCCATCCAGCCAAGAGGACAACAATAAAGCACTGGAAACTCTCATGGCCTCTAATAACCA GAGCTTACTGTTGAATAACCCTCCCACCACACTGATTGATATGCAGAGTAACAGTGTTGTCTTCCCTGATGATGATATGCCTGTTCAGAGCAGAGGTGCCTATAGCCTCGATCTCGACAATCTAGATGCGATCAACCCTTTCCAGGGGTCCAGTAAAATGCAGAATTCGCCTCCTAAATCTTCTGCCTTCTCTGATGTCCAAGGCTCCGATCTTGAGTCCGATACAACGGCAGCCCCCGTTTCTGACCCTCAGCCTGAGTTTCCAGAGGTGACTGACACTGCACTTGATGAGACTCTTCCATTTGTCCCATCAGTGGAGAATTCTCTTGCAGAATGTTCTGCCAACATATCTTCAGCAGAGGGCACAGTCATCATCAAGACTGAGAACATTGACAACAGTACCACAGATGGGGAGGAGTCTGATATGACTGACCCAGCACCAGTGTCACAAGAGATTCCTGTTTTGGATGATCAGCCTGAAGCCCTGGACTCAGCACAACCTCCTGTGGGATCCTACAACTTGGATTTTGACAATCTTGACTTACTCAACCCATTCCAAAGTGGTGGCTCAAAGATCCCAAACTCTCCTCTAATTGGCCAGGCATCAGTAGTTTCCGATCCACCCCTGCCAAGTCAAGAAGCTAAACAGGAACCAGAACTCTCAGTCCAAATCCCGGATGTCCCAACTTCTTCAGATGCCTCTATACCACCTCAGGAGAACTCCACTGCCACAGATGGCTCCTCATCTACAGTACCCCCTAAAGAGAACCAGATGCTACTAGAGTTTAATTTTGACGATGGCACTGAAGTTAAGCGCAAACCTCCAAAACGTCTTGGGGCCAAAAGACCTGCAGGTGCAAAACCTGTGACCAAAAAAACAGTTGCACCCACCACAGAGAAGAGAGAACCAGAATCCAACCAGTTGTCCCCTAAGATTTCAGAAGAGACAGAATCTGTGGATGTTCCTCCACCTAAAGGTTCTTACACCTTTGATTTTGACGATCCAAACTTTAACCCCTTTGGCACAAAGGCTACGATGAGTAACTCCCCACCACGTGGTGTCCAGTCTAGCCCGGTTTTGAAGGCACCAGCTCTAGTTAAGGAGCCTGAGGCCTTTGCACAGGATGACCAGCCTGAAGCCCCTGCAGAGAATGACCAGCCTGAAGCCCCTGCACAAGATGACCAACCAGACCACAG TTCTCCCCCAGCAGTTTCTGAAGCCAACGAAACCATTGCAGAAACTGACCTTCCTGTCACTAAGAGG CCTGCAGAAGAAGTGGAGTCATTCACTGTGTCCAGCTGTAACATACCCCAGAATCCAGTGTTACAGATGCCAGACCTCATGGCAACACCAGAATCTAAAGGGGATCTACAGAACCAGACCTGTGATCTTGGTGTGGTGGCACCAGGTGAAGATGAGTTTGTGCCAGGAGCATTGT TTATGCCAGGGGGAGATTTTGACGGGCAGATTGACTATCTGGAGCAGTTTGGATCAAGCATG tttaaggAGTCAGCCTTACGGAAGCAGTCACTGTATTTGAAGTTTGACCCACTGTTGAAGGAGAGTCCAAAGAAAACTGGAATAGACATTGGCAACTCTGGATTCAGCATGCCACGGCCTTCTCTTGCCATCAG GATGATGGAGGCTGCAAAGTCTGAAGTAAAGCAGAAGTCTCACAGTGACAGTATGAAGCTGTTGGATGATTTGCCTCCTCCA GCAGTGGAAACTGTGGCGCAAGATCCAACTGTTCTAGACTTGCTGGTTCCCACTTTAAAACAGCCAATGAAGACTGAGGACTCCATCATTGAGGTTTTGAAGTACAGCCAGAGAGACATGGATGCTGCATTACAGAAAGCAGAGAGACAG gcGGAGGAACGGCAGCAAGTGCTTAAGACTCAGATTGACACACTGCAGCTGGAGAACCAACACATGCT GTTTATAGTGTCAGAATTTGAGGCCACCATCACTCAAATCACCG ATGAGCATAAACAGAAGGAAGATTTGGCCAAACTTGAGTTGGAGCGAGTCCTCCAGGAAAAAGACCAGTTGTCCAAAGATTTGAATGAGTTAGAGAGATCCTTCTCTTCCGTTGTCAAACGCCTTGACAGATGCAAGGAAGTCATTGAGGGATTCAAAAAG AATGAGGAGACTCTGAAGCAGTATGCGCAGAACTGCATGGACAGACTGCAGAAAGAGGAAAAGCGTTACCAAGCTTTGAAGGCCCATGCTGAGGAGAAACTAGACCA AGCGAATAAGGCCATAAATGAGGTTCGTACTAAACAGGGTGCAGAAGTGGCAGCACTGCAGGTGCAGCTCAAAAGAGAACAGCTGAAAGTTCAGTCCCTAGAAAAGGATCTGGAACAAAAG GCTAAAGAAGTCAAAGATGTCACAGAACTGTGTGATGAGCTGCTACTTAAAGTGCAAAAGCATGGTTTTTAG